The Candidatus Equadaptatus faecalis genomic sequence TATACACGCTCGTTTCAGCTGAAGGTTTAAGCAGCTCCGTGTCTCTTTTCTGGCAGATTGCCGCACCTCTTTGAATTATACAGTTGAAAAGATTCGCTTTTGACGCCACGTAATTCTCGTATGACCCGTGCCAGTTTAAATGGTCAGGCGCCAGGTTTGTAATTATTCCGGTATTGCATCTGAAACTTTTTGACCAGTAAAGCTGGAAGCTGCTCAATTCCATGGCGATATAGTCAAATTCTTTATCGGCAAGTTCGGCAATGCCAAGTCCTATGTTTCCGGCAGCCGTCGAACGGTAACCGCTTTTTTCAAGAAGCTCAGCAATCATTGAACAGGTCGTAGTTTTCCCGTTGCTGCCGGTCACAGCTATTATTCTGCCTTTAAGATACGGGTACGAAAAATCAAGTTCGCCTGTCAGTTTCAGTCCTTTATCCCGCGCCGCTTTTACGGCAGGTATGTAAGGCGGTATTCCTGAACTGACGACAATTTCATCGCATTCAAGCAGTTTTTCGCTGTTCTGATTTTCTTCCCATTTGATATTTTCTGTTTCAAACAGTAGTTTTTTGTCTTCGGCTATCTGGTTTCCGTCAGACACAAAAACATCAGCGCCGTGTCTCGCCGCAAGTCTGGCAACCGCGCAGCCGCTGACGCCTGCCCCGATTATGCTTATTTTTTTGCCTGTAAGATCTTTTTTCATTTCGACCATATCTACATGTACATTTCAATTACGGAAAGCAGCATCGTACCCATAAGTGCTCCCAGCATGTGTATAATACAAAAACGTATTACGACCTGATTTTCGCCCCAGCCTTTAAGCTCAAAATGGTGATGTACAGGGCTCATCAGGAATACTTTTTTATGCAGTTTCCTTATTGTAAAAATCTGTATTGCTACGGAGAGTATTTCAATCATAAAAATAAAACTCAACGGTATCATATACAGTACTGCGTTGCAGTTAAGACATATAACGAATATGACCGCTCCGAGGAAATGTGATCCGCAGTCGCCCATAAACACCTTGGCAGGATTTGCGTTGTGCCACAAGAAGCCCATGCAGATACCGGCTGTCACCGCCAGCACAACATAGGTTACGGGGTCAAGAGTCATAAATGCTTTTATGCCTGCGAACGTAATCAGCGTACAACCGGCTGCAAGGCAGTCAAGCCCGTCAGTAACGTTGACGGCATTCAATATAGTCACTCCCAAAATACTTACAAACAGAATACCTGCCCAGCGCGGCAAAACAATGTCTGCAATCAGCACAAACTCTCCGTCAACCGCATAAACGGCAAGCGGGACGGTTATCAATATCTGCATGAACAATTTTTGAAGGCTTTTCAGTCCTTCGCTTGAATTGCTTTTGTATTTAAGCCAGTCGTCAACAAATCCCACACAGGCAGCCGCAAGCGGATACAATACAGAAGCAAGGCACAAATCAGCTGGGAAACGGCAATAAACGGCGACTGCCACAAACATCACGAGATACACAAGTACAAAAACGACTCCTCCCATGGAAGGCGTTCCCATCTTCGCCTTATCGTGCCAGCTGGGACCGTACATTTTCGTAACCTGTTCAATTCTCATTTTCAGCATCTGGGCTATCCAGAAATGCTGCAATACTGCTTCACTGAATAAAGCCGTCAGAAGCATACCAAGAAAAAACACGAATGGATAAAACATTTTTAACCCTCCGTCAGTACAGTTACAAGCCTTTTAAGACCGTAGGAATTTGATCCCTTGATTAACAGCACAGTATCAGACAAATCCTCATTTATCACGTTTTCTGTCAAATCTTCGAAGCTGTCGTACAGCTTTGCGTTTTCCGGAAGTGGAACAGCGTGCCACTCTTCGCCCAAAAGGAACAGTCTGTCGCAGCGCTTTGCCAGAAAAAGTATTTCCTTATGCCAGTACAGGATGTCTTTCCCAAGTTCACGCATGCCTGCAAGCACAGCTGTTTTTTTCATACTGCCTGAAATTTCGTACAGATTTTCTATCGCTGCTCTCATGGAGGCAGGATTGGCATTATACGCCTCATCAATTACCCATGAATTATTCGGCAGTTTTTTGCAAACTCCGCGCCCCGCAATAGGATTAAGTTCCGCAAAAGCGCTCTTTATATCTTCATTACTGACTCCGTAATAACGCGCTGCCGCCAGTGCGTAGCCGATATTGTAGGCATGCTGTTTGCCGAACAGCCCTGCGCTGCATTCAAAATCCACATCTTCTGAGCGGTATACAGCTGATATTTTTGCGCCGCTGTTATCAAGAGAAATTTTTGTCTGCATTATTTTCAGATCGGCATCACCGGAATAGCCTACGCCGATAAGTTTCTCAGCGTTAACCCCTGCCTGCAGGGATTCTTTAAGCAGCACGTTGTCTGCATTGTACACCAGCACCCTTACTCCCCGCGAACAAATTTCAAGCTTGGCCTTAAGCACTCCGCCGATACTGCCGAAACCCGCAAGATGGGCAGGAGCAATTTCCGTTATCAAAGCTGTTTCAGGCGGGAACAAATCTGTCATTTCGCTTATTTCGCCAAAATGGTTCGTTCCGAATTCAAGCACAAGCATTTCAGTATCGGCAGGCATTTCCAAAACCACAAGACTGCAGCCTATGGAGGTGTTAAAGCTGCGTATTGCGCTGTGAAGTTTGTATTTTTTGCCGAGGGCTGCGACAAGCAGTTCCCTCGTAGTGGTTTTGCCGACGCTTCCGGTTATGCCTACAATCTGCGGTGATACTTTTTCAAAATATGCGTGGGCAAGTGCGCTGAGAGCCTTGAGCGTATCATCAACAGCAATAGTGCTCAGTCCGGCATAATCGGGAGAATCAAGTCCGAGTTCAGTCACTTTGTTTTTCTGTACAAGAAGCATTTGAGCTCCGCGGTCGATTGCCTGGCGTACGAAAAGATGTCCGTCAGTATTCCCGCCCTTTACGGCAACAAAAGCATCACCGAAAGTTATATCACGGCTGTCTGCACGCCATCTCCGGCAGATATCCGCGTCACTTCCGTACAGTTCCCCTTTGCATATTTTTGCAGCTTCCGAAGCGGTCATGATACAGTTCATTCTATCTCTCTCCCTTCTTCGGCACACCAGTCAGAAAGAACTTCTTTATCGTTGAACGGAATTTTTTTACCATTGATTTCCATATAAGTTTCCGGGCCTTTGCCTATTATCGCAACTATATCGTCCTTTGTCATCATCGACAGTGCGTGATAAATCGCTTTTCTGCGGTCGGTTATTCTCAGGCATTCGGCTGTGTGCTGCTTTGCACCTGCTTCCAGGGCGTCTATAATGGTCTCAGGATTTTCGCTGCGCGGATTATCATTCGTCAAGATAACGCAGTCAGCAAGTCTTGAGCCGATTTCTCCCATTAAAGGCCTCTTTGCTTTATCCCTGTCCCCGCCTGCGCCAAAAACAGCGACAAGTTTTCCGCCGCATACAGAACGCAGCGCTGTAAGCAGTTTTTCCATTCCGTCAGGAGCATGCGCAAAGTCAATTACGCAGCAGCCTGAATTTTTAATCATGTATCTTTCAAGACGTCCGGGAATCTGCGGCATTGCTTTAAGCGCTTTTACGGCCGTCTCTGTTTTTACGCCGAAGAACCCCGCAAGTGTAAGCGCCTGCATTGCATTCAGTACGTTATGCATACCGATTACCGGCAAAACCGCTTCATAAATCTGTCCGTTGATTTTAAGCCTGATGCCGGTACCGGAGGCAGACACGGACAAAATTTCCGCGCTGCAGTCTGCATCTGAATTTGCAAGACTGTAGGACACGGCATGATTTTTATATTCACTACATATTCTTCTGCTGTATTCGTTGTCGGCAAAAGCAGAAACCTTCCAACTGCCGCGCATATATTTTTCAAAAAGCTGTTTTTTTGCTTCAAAATAGCTTTCCATGGTACCGTGATAGTCAAGATGATCCTGTGTAAGATTGGTAAAACCGGCGGCGTCAAAACAGCAGCCCTCAAGCCTTCCCTGCACAATCGCATGCGAAGATGCTTCCATGACACACGCTTTGCATCCGTTTTCAGCCATTTTTGACAGCTTGTACTGAATAATGTCTGCTTCGGGAGTGGTTCTCGGCGCTTCAGTCCTTTCCGCGCCGTCGTCATAACAGACGGTGCCCAACAGCCCGCATTTTATACCCGCGTAATCAAGAATTGCTTTTGTCATAAACGTTGAAGTTGTTTTTCCTGTAGTTCCGGTTATTGCAAGCATCTTAAGCTTTTCCGCAGGTTTGCCGTAAAGAACTGCCGCCACAAGCCCCATATTTCTTCTTACGTCAGCGCAGATTATCTGCGGCACGTCAACGTCAAGTTTTTTTTCGCAC encodes the following:
- the murD gene encoding UDP-N-acetylmuramoyl-L-alanine--D-glutamate ligase codes for the protein MVEMKKDLTGKKISIIGAGVSGCAVARLAARHGADVFVSDGNQIAEDKKLLFETENIKWEENQNSEKLLECDEIVVSSGIPPYIPAVKAARDKGLKLTGELDFSYPYLKGRIIAVTGSNGKTTTCSMIAELLEKSGYRSTAAGNIGLGIAELADKEFDYIAMELSSFQLYWSKSFRCNTGIITNLAPDHLNWHGSYENYVASKANLFNCIIQRGAAICQKRDTELLKPSAETSVYMLGWQNDCRIFMDRDSSAAYLDSEKLFDFSDVKLLGDHNLENAAMSMSALKLTDAVTDKKLLASFKAPEHRCEYAGEVNGIVFVNDSKGTNVAASVTAMSSLPGTKIVILGGQGKGEDYTLLAETVQKYARKAVIIGSEREKIAEALNNAGYHEFKFAAQMKEAVETAYAMSEKGEAVLLSPACTSWDMYPDFEARGRDFCAAAAEIISRERNG
- the mraY gene encoding phospho-N-acetylmuramoyl-pentapeptide-transferase — its product is MFYPFVFFLGMLLTALFSEAVLQHFWIAQMLKMRIEQVTKMYGPSWHDKAKMGTPSMGGVVFVLVYLVMFVAVAVYCRFPADLCLASVLYPLAAACVGFVDDWLKYKSNSSEGLKSLQKLFMQILITVPLAVYAVDGEFVLIADIVLPRWAGILFVSILGVTILNAVNVTDGLDCLAAGCTLITFAGIKAFMTLDPVTYVVLAVTAGICMGFLWHNANPAKVFMGDCGSHFLGAVIFVICLNCNAVLYMIPLSFIFMIEILSVAIQIFTIRKLHKKVFLMSPVHHHFELKGWGENQVVIRFCIIHMLGALMGTMLLSVIEMYM
- a CDS encoding UDP-N-acetylmuramoyl-tripeptide--D-alanyl-D-alanine ligase, whose amino-acid sequence is MNCIMTASEAAKICKGELYGSDADICRRWRADSRDITFGDAFVAVKGGNTDGHLFVRQAIDRGAQMLLVQKNKVTELGLDSPDYAGLSTIAVDDTLKALSALAHAYFEKVSPQIVGITGSVGKTTTRELLVAALGKKYKLHSAIRSFNTSIGCSLVVLEMPADTEMLVLEFGTNHFGEISEMTDLFPPETALITEIAPAHLAGFGSIGGVLKAKLEICSRGVRVLVYNADNVLLKESLQAGVNAEKLIGVGYSGDADLKIMQTKISLDNSGAKISAVYRSEDVDFECSAGLFGKQHAYNIGYALAAARYYGVSNEDIKSAFAELNPIAGRGVCKKLPNNSWVIDEAYNANPASMRAAIENLYEISGSMKKTAVLAGMRELGKDILYWHKEILFLAKRCDRLFLLGEEWHAVPLPENAKLYDSFEDLTENVINEDLSDTVLLIKGSNSYGLKRLVTVLTEG
- a CDS encoding UDP-N-acetylmuramoyl-L-alanyl-D-glutamate--2,6-diaminopimelate ligase; this translates as MKFGELVKELKKTALDFTVSNEDANCADINFLTADSRKVLGGTIFACVKGEHSDGHSYASDAVKRGACALVCEKKLDVDVPQIICADVRRNMGLVAAVLYGKPAEKLKMLAITGTTGKTTSTFMTKAILDYAGIKCGLLGTVCYDDGAERTEAPRTTPEADIIQYKLSKMAENGCKACVMEASSHAIVQGRLEGCCFDAAGFTNLTQDHLDYHGTMESYFEAKKQLFEKYMRGSWKVSAFADNEYSRRICSEYKNHAVSYSLANSDADCSAEILSVSASGTGIRLKINGQIYEAVLPVIGMHNVLNAMQALTLAGFFGVKTETAVKALKAMPQIPGRLERYMIKNSGCCVIDFAHAPDGMEKLLTALRSVCGGKLVAVFGAGGDRDKAKRPLMGEIGSRLADCVILTNDNPRSENPETIIDALEAGAKQHTAECLRITDRRKAIYHALSMMTKDDIVAIIGKGPETYMEINGKKIPFNDKEVLSDWCAEEGREIE